From the Cystobacter ferrugineus genome, the window TTGCCTCCGCCCCTCGGTCGGGGCTCCAGGCTCCCCGTTCCGTCCTCGAGCTTCAGCCAATGAGCAAGCGTCTTGGAGCACACACTGAATTCGGCGGCAACCTCCTCCAGCGTTCTGCCACCACGCCTGTAGGCCGCAACCGCGCGCTCACGCAAGTCCACCGAATAGGGCCGGGGCATGTGACTCCTCCTCCAGCCCTGATTGAGCAGATTTGACCGGAACATTCAACTGACTTCCGTTATCAGCCGCTCGGTCTGGGAGGACATCTGCCGGCGAATGCTCAACCCTCCGGCGTAGTAGCATCCACCTTCGTGCGCTCCATTTCACCGTCCGAAGAACCCCGCGGCAACCCCGAGCCGAGAGCCGCCACACCGCGGCCCCGCCTGGCTCCCTTCCATTGGACGAACATCCTCGGGGTGTTGCTCCTCGCCTATGCGAGCCAATTCCTCCCAATGGGGTTCATCGGCAACATCCGACATTTCTTCGGTCTGTCGGC encodes:
- a CDS encoding helix-turn-helix domain-containing protein, which gives rise to MFRSNLLNQGWRRSHMPRPYSVDLRERAVAAYRRGGRTLEEVAAEFSVCSKTLAHWLKLEDGTGSLEPRPRGGG